In Aspergillus luchuensis IFO 4308 DNA, chromosome 1, nearly complete sequence, the following are encoded in one genomic region:
- a CDS encoding TBCB family protein (BUSCO:EOG0926505R;~COG:O;~EggNog:ENOG410PF90;~InterPro:IPR029071,IPR036859,IPR000938,IPR000626;~PFAM:PF14560,PF01302;~go_function: GO:0005515 - protein binding [Evidence IEA]), producing MAFQPTPADISVAITTPMASSSAEPRLLTERRITPTWSVSQLKGKLETMTGVPPGSQRLLLKSPGRPDQWVEGDDSIIGDWGLMKGCEIEVHDTRPQAARPNFTDLSSVEKYVLPTSTYESLSNSVLAWKKNQKLGRFDPNALTPEESIRQQSERDAAEIQQRGIAVDKRAIVLPSSPPHIRRGTIRFVGPVPTIPFPGVDPKKVQLDPEALPLWVGIELDEPLGKNDGSVGGQRFFTCPNKAGVFVKPEKVEVGDFPPLDLDDLDDELMEEI from the exons ATGGCTTTTCAACCTACTCCGGCGGACATTTCTGTCGCCATTACCACGCCCATGGCAAGTTCTAGTGCCGAGCCACGCTTGCTAACAGAGCGTCGTATCACTCCCACTTGGAGTGTCTCGCAGCTTAAGGGCAAGCTGGAGACTATGACAGGCGTACCTCCCGGTAGCCAGCGGCTGCTTCTCAAGTCCCCCGGTCGTCCTGACCAATGGGTTGAAGGCGACGACTCCATCATTGGGGACTGGGGGTTGATGAAGGGTTGTGAGATTGAG GTGCACGATACTCGTCCTCAAGCAGCCCGGCCAAATTTCACCGACCTATCATCCGTCGAGAAATACGTCCTTCCTACATCCACCTACGAATCACTCTCGAACTCTGTTCTagcatggaagaagaaccaaaAACTTGGCCGGTTCGATCCGAACGCTCTAACCCCGGAAGAGTCGATCCGTCAGCAATCTGAGAGAGATGCTGCTGAGATTCAACAGAGAG GTATTGCTGTTGATAAACGTGCTATCGTCTTGCCCTCGTCCCCGCCTCATATCCGACGAGGAACGATTCGATTTGTTGGTCCAGTGCCTACGATCCCTTTCCCGGGCGTGGACCCTAAGAAGGTGCAGTTAGATCCCGAGGCTCTCCCTCTCTGGGTGGGCATTGAGCTTGATGAGCCGTTGGGGAAGAACGATGGCAGCGTAGGCGGCCAAAGGTTCTTTACCTGCCCGAATAAGGCTGGTGTTTTCGTGAAGCCTGAGAAAGTCGAGGTAGGAGACTTCCCGCCGTTGGACTTGGATGACTTGGATGATGAATTAATGGAGGAAATTTGA
- the TRM9 gene encoding tRNA (carboxymethyluridine(34)-5-O)-methyltransferase (BUSCO:EOG09264DIM;~COG:Q;~EggNog:ENOG410PMYZ;~InterPro:IPR029063,IPR013216,IPR032873;~PFAM:PF13649,PF13489,PF08241;~go_function: GO:0008168 - methyltransferase activity [Evidence IEA];~go_function: GO:0016300 - tRNA (uracil) methyltransferase activity [Evidence IEA];~go_process: GO:0002098 - tRNA wobble uridine modification [Evidence IEA]), with product MFQPWQTFPRLIRNRMKSRMSMKCTNKLPVIFPPLVIRYYRFFSCRTHPPSSIFQLQYGDSVLTLRQPWPIVEQFLKGLEPGSVGLDVGCGNGKYLAVNREVFIVASDRSANLAQIAQKHQPHSTIIADILHLPHPDSFFDFAISIAVVHHLSTPERRVQAIREILRTLKPATEDSPGGRALIYAWALEQKSSRRGWDKGDPQDIMVPWVMKGTTSADAPSNEPKVFHRFYHLYKESELQQDINKAGGHVLESGYEKDNWWAIATRINPGSP from the exons ATGTTCCAGCCCTGGCAAACATTCCCTCGGCTGATCAGGAATCGTATGAAGAGCAGAATGTCCATGAAGTGTACCAACAAATTGCCAGTCATTTTTCCTCCACTCGTTATAAGGTACTAccgcttcttttcctgccgAACTCACCCCCCCTCCTCGATATTCCAATTGCAATATGGGGATTCTGTGTTAACCCTTCGACAGCCTTGGCCCATTGTGGAACAGTTTCTCAAAGGTTTAGAGCCCGGTTCCGTTGGTTTGGATGTGGGATGTGGCAATGGCAAGTATCTGGCCGTGAACCGCGAGGTCTTTATTGTTGCTTCGGATAG ATCCGCGAATTTGGCCCAAATTGCACAAAAGCATCAGCCACATTCAACCATCATAGCCGATattctccacctcccacaTCCTGAttccttcttcgacttcgccATCTCGATTGCTGTCGTCCACCACCTGTCCACTCCTGAACGAAGGGTTCAAGCTATTCGCGAGATCCTGCGTACGCTGAAACCTGCTACCGAAGATTCTCCGGGTGGGAGAGCGCTGATTTATGCTTGGGCCCTGGAACAGAAGAGCAGCCGTAGAGGTTGGGACAAAGGTGATCCGCAAGATATAATGGTTCCCTGGGTCATGAAGGGAACCACTTCTGCGGACGCTCCTTCCAACGAGCCCAAGGTGTTCCATCGGTTTTACCACCTTTACAAGGAGTCGGAACTCCAGCAGGATATCAACAAGGCGGGAGGCCATGTCCTGGAATCAGGATATGAGAAAGACAACTGGTGGGCGATCGCAACACGGATAAACCCAGGATCACCATGA
- a CDS encoding MYB DNA-binding domain protein (COG:K;~EggNog:ENOG410PKQ5;~InterPro:IPR001005,IPR009057,IPR017930,IPR017877;~PFAM:PF00249): MIALQNHAILPPPAKVDISLLLKPQNEEEAASVTTAPSYQPSAIPPPSVAPTLPVAAPASLSSVPPVPQLTSKIPATVPAKRLQPAHTAESPAKKQSKWSPEEDALIIELRGSGMKWEDISKRLPGRSAISCRLHYQNYLERRSEWDEDKKNKLARLYERFKAEMWSKVAEEMAIPWRAAEAMHWQLGEQEMARRAGVVPFSLSSTAIDPPAPRTRRASTSLARPRKGSTSRPIPPPPQLPSVEELTAGVPAFAPHPTFPAPREPYRLGRPLDLGGHSGHLGPNLGLPPRTLP, encoded by the exons ATGATTGCGTTACAAAATCACGCTATCTTGCCTCCTCCCGCCAAAGTGGATATCTCACTGCTGCTGAAGCCTcagaatgaagaggaagccgcCTCGGTGACTACAGCGCCTAGCTACCAACCCAGCGCAATCCCACCACCCTCGGTGGCACCGACGTTGCCAGTGGCTGCCCCAGCGTCGTTGTCCTCGGTCCCTCCAGTGCCCCAGCTTACGTCCAAGATCCCGGCTACGGTGCCTGCCAAGCGCCTTCAACCTGCCCACACAGCAGAGTCGCCGGCTAAGAAGCAATCCAAGTGGTCCCCGGAGGAAGATGCCCTGATTATTGAGCTACGAGGGAGTGGCATGAAATGGGAGGATATTAGCAAACGGCTTCCTGGCCGAAGTGCCATCAGTTGCCGTCTACATTATCAAAATTATTTGGAACGTAGAAGTGAGTGGGatgaggacaagaagaacaaaCTTGCGAGGTTATATGAAAG ATTCAAGGCAGAGATGTGGTCAAAGGTAGCAGAGGAGATGGCCATTCCGTGGAGGGCTGCAGAAGCCATGCACTGGCAACTGGGAGAACAGGAAATGGCGCGTCGAGCGGGAGTAGTCCCATTCTCATTATCAAGTACCGCCATAGATCCACCAGCGCCCCGAACTCGCAGAGCCAGCACGTCTCTAGCTCGACCGAGAAAAGGATCGACATCTCgtccaatccctcctccgccgcaacTTCCTTCGGTGGAAGAACTTACCGCTGGAGTTCCTGCATTTGCACCGCACCCAACTTTTCCGGCTCCTCGCGAACCCTATAGATTGGGGCGACCCTTGGACCTGGGTGGTCACAGTGGTCATTTGGGACCCAACCTCGGTCTGCCCCCTCGAACCCTCCCGTAG
- a CDS encoding uncharacterized protein (TransMembrane:1 (i71-93o)): MIRESVSDLGSFISRSTLEKWVYVDAGKGTQLSPSQGRLNKTHTKSMEELSMSFSSFPSPVRCLASMSFHFCFAFAFSPPSLWVFACFVYSIYCRPEFWEYL, translated from the coding sequence ATGATTAGGGAGTCAGTAAGTGATTTAGGGAGCTTTATCTCACGTTCAACCCTCGAAAAGTGGGTTTATGTGGATGCTGGCAAAGGAACTCAGCTGTCACCTTCCCAAGGCAGACTAAACAAGACCCATACAAAGTCCATGGAAGAATTATCCatgtctttttcttccttcccttctcctgtTCGTTGCCTTGCTTCCATGTCTTTTCATTTctgttttgcttttgctttttcgccCCCTTCCCTCTGGGTATTTGCTTGTTTTGTATACTCCATATACTGTAGGCCCGAATTTTGGGAGTATCTTTAG